In a single window of the Prevotella melaninogenica genome:
- the gldM gene encoding gliding motility protein GldM gives MAIKKRKISPRQKMINLMYIVLMAMLALNISTEVLNGFSVVEESLNRTTGNSSKENEAIFGELDQMMRKNPQKVKQWFVMASTVREMSDSLYNYAQSLKVAIVREADGEKGDPLNIEGKDNIEAASYIMLNPANGQGHKLYEAINNYRARILQFVTDPRQKKLIASNLSTEVPNHSMGKNWEEYMFENMPVAAAVTLLSKLQSDVRYAEGEVLHTLVANVGLKDLRVNKLQAFVVPSQTRLYPGETMTAQMFMGAVDSTQQPQVFVNGQLIKGNQITVKAGAPGKHNLSGYILIKDLSGNVLRRNFSQDYWVTGGPQPKEYISPQGMQKVPPFDGMATIAADLMNVLYAGFDNPITISIPNTSQSDVQATMSGGSLVSRGGGHFIARPSAVGQPVTISVSAKGRKIGEYQFRVRKLPDPSPYIAMGADRFKSGTLSKAALMSASGIQAAIDDGLLDIPFNVTSFRVVFFDNMGNAVPLASNGASFSPQQREQFRELSRNKRFYITNVVVHGPDGTTRTLNGRNMEVIVR, from the coding sequence ATGGCTATTAAGAAGAGAAAGATTTCCCCTCGCCAGAAGATGATTAACCTTATGTATATCGTCCTCATGGCAATGTTGGCATTGAATATCTCCACAGAGGTACTCAATGGCTTCTCTGTTGTTGAAGAGAGCTTGAACCGCACAACGGGAAATTCATCCAAGGAAAATGAAGCTATTTTTGGCGAACTTGACCAAATGATGCGTAAGAACCCACAGAAGGTGAAACAGTGGTTTGTGATGGCATCGACGGTCAGAGAGATGAGTGATTCTCTCTATAACTATGCACAATCGCTGAAAGTAGCCATCGTTCGTGAGGCTGATGGTGAGAAGGGTGACCCTTTGAATATCGAAGGAAAGGATAATATTGAGGCTGCCAGCTATATTATGTTGAACCCAGCTAATGGGCAAGGACATAAACTTTACGAGGCTATCAATAATTATCGAGCACGTATTCTGCAGTTTGTAACAGACCCTCGACAGAAGAAACTTATTGCAAGTAACCTTTCTACAGAGGTTCCTAATCATTCAATGGGTAAGAACTGGGAAGAGTATATGTTCGAGAATATGCCTGTTGCTGCAGCGGTAACGCTTCTCTCGAAGTTGCAGAGCGATGTTCGCTATGCAGAAGGTGAAGTGTTGCATACTTTGGTGGCTAATGTTGGTCTGAAAGACTTACGTGTTAACAAGTTGCAGGCATTCGTTGTGCCAAGTCAGACACGCCTTTATCCGGGTGAGACAATGACGGCACAGATGTTTATGGGTGCTGTTGATTCTACACAGCAGCCACAGGTCTTTGTAAATGGACAGCTTATTAAGGGCAATCAGATAACCGTTAAGGCTGGTGCTCCAGGTAAACATAATTTGAGTGGATACATTCTAATCAAGGACTTGTCGGGTAATGTTTTGCGTAGAAACTTCTCGCAAGACTATTGGGTTACGGGTGGTCCACAGCCAAAAGAGTATATCAGTCCACAAGGAATGCAGAAGGTTCCACCTTTCGATGGAATGGCTACTATTGCTGCAGACTTGATGAATGTACTCTATGCAGGCTTTGATAACCCAATCACGATTAGTATTCCTAACACTTCTCAGAGCGACGTACAGGCTACTATGTCTGGTGGTTCACTTGTTTCAAGGGGTGGTGGTCATTTTATCGCACGTCCTTCGGCGGTCGGTCAGCCTGTAACTATCTCTGTATCTGCAAAGGGTCGTAAGATTGGAGAGTATCAGTTCCGTGTGAGAAAATTGCCAGATCCATCGCCATATATCGCTATGGGTGCTGATAGATTTAAGAGTGGAACACTTTCTAAGGCTGCCCTTATGTCTGCATCGGGCATTCAAGCTGCTATTGATGACGGTCTGCTTGATATTCCTTTCAACGTAACAAGCTTCCGTGTTGTCTTCTTTGATAATATGGGTAACGCTGTGCCGCTGGCAAGTAATGGTGCTTCGTTTTCTCCACAACAAAGGGAACAGTTCCGTGAGTTAAGCCGCAACAAGCGATTCTACATCACTAATGTTGTCGTTCATGGACCTGATGGTACAACCCGAACGCTTAATGGAAGAAATATGGAGGTAATTGTAAGGTGA
- the gldN gene encoding gliding motility protein GldN has product MKKIFLIVCTACLALTVSAQPAARRNQQQRQSPANSITTRAQISFPTTAPLEEDVVWRRDIYRELKLTEDANAGLYYPTEPVGSQMNLFTYIFKLMMSGPNRGGIAAYNYRMDGNEIFTDSARIKPLQFLDNYHIFYERTDHGIRLDNSDIPSGEVKGYYLKESAYYDQGTATFHRKVVALCPIMYREDDFGDGEVKYPLFWVRYDDLAPFLAKQTIMTSNLNNAATMSVDDYFTMNLYKGKIYKTTNMLGKTLAQYCPTDSAMAAEQKKIERELVAFEKTIYGDPARRDSLDSISAAKEAEKAPRKVGRTRRASTPSSTVSRSRRPSNSGGGGVSPARVTVRRERH; this is encoded by the coding sequence ATGAAAAAGATATTTCTCATAGTCTGCACAGCCTGCTTGGCACTTACTGTAAGTGCACAGCCTGCTGCACGTCGTAACCAACAACAGCGCCAGTCGCCTGCTAATTCGATTACTACACGTGCGCAGATATCCTTCCCAACAACTGCTCCTTTGGAGGAAGATGTTGTTTGGCGACGTGATATCTATCGTGAACTCAAACTTACCGAGGATGCTAATGCGGGTTTGTACTATCCTACAGAGCCTGTAGGTTCACAGATGAATCTCTTTACGTACATCTTCAAGTTGATGATGAGTGGTCCTAATCGAGGTGGTATTGCTGCGTATAACTACCGTATGGATGGCAATGAGATTTTTACTGATTCAGCTCGTATTAAGCCTTTGCAGTTCCTTGATAACTATCACATATTCTACGAACGTACTGACCATGGTATCCGCCTTGACAATAGTGATATCCCTTCAGGGGAGGTGAAAGGCTACTATCTTAAAGAGAGTGCCTATTATGATCAGGGAACAGCAACCTTCCATCGTAAGGTTGTAGCCCTCTGTCCGATTATGTATCGTGAAGATGATTTCGGAGATGGTGAAGTGAAATACCCTCTTTTCTGGGTTCGTTATGATGATTTGGCTCCTTTCCTTGCTAAGCAAACAATCATGACCAGCAATCTAAACAATGCTGCAACGATGAGTGTTGACGATTATTTCACGATGAATCTCTATAAGGGAAAGATTTATAAGACAACGAATATGTTAGGTAAGACTCTCGCACAATACTGTCCTACAGATTCTGCAATGGCTGCAGAGCAGAAGAAGATTGAGCGTGAGTTGGTTGCTTTTGAGAAGACAATCTATGGCGATCCAGCTCGTCGAGATAGTTTGGATAGCATCTCTGCTGCTAAAGAAGCTGAGAAGGCACCAAGAAAGGTAGGACGTACTCGTCGCGCAAGTACTCCATCAAGCACAGTTAGTCGCTCACGTCGCCCATCTAATAGTGGCGGTGGAGGAGTATCTCCTGCACGTGTTACCGTTCGCCGCGAGCGTCATTAA
- a CDS encoding porin family protein has translation MKKIVSLALLALSFLISAPAYADEPLKFGVKAGLNVSDFRFNSDVFDKSNQVGWFIGPTVKFTLPVVGLGMDASVLYDYRSAKLDYATMTQTVKQQELAIPVNVRYSIGLGSLASVFVFGGPQIAFNIGEKEYQWNMKSTYSLKNSNFSVNLGFGVTAFKHLQVSANYNIACGKTGDATWKTATDAATSVFEKKGSRNSSWQLGLAYFF, from the coding sequence ATGAAGAAAATTGTTTCATTGGCTTTATTAGCCCTATCATTCCTTATTTCAGCTCCTGCCTATGCAGATGAACCATTAAAGTTCGGTGTAAAGGCTGGATTGAATGTGAGTGATTTTCGCTTTAATAGTGACGTGTTTGACAAATCTAATCAGGTTGGTTGGTTCATTGGTCCTACAGTAAAATTTACCTTACCAGTAGTAGGTTTAGGCATGGATGCTTCTGTTCTCTATGACTATCGTTCGGCAAAGCTTGATTATGCTACTATGACGCAGACGGTAAAGCAGCAAGAACTTGCGATACCAGTGAATGTTCGCTATTCTATTGGCTTAGGTAGTTTGGCAAGTGTCTTTGTCTTTGGTGGTCCTCAAATTGCTTTTAATATAGGCGAAAAGGAATATCAGTGGAATATGAAGAGTACTTATTCTTTGAAGAATAGTAACTTTAGTGTCAATCTTGGCTTTGGTGTAACGGCCTTCAAACATTTGCAGGTAAGTGCTAACTATAACATTGCTTGTGGTAAAACAGGTGATGCAACTTGGAAAACAGCAACAGATGCTGCAACGTCTGTTTTCGAAAAGAAGGGTAGTCGTAACAGTTCATGGCAGTTAGGTTTAGCTTATTTCTTTTAA
- the priA gene encoding primosomal protein N' produces the protein MTYANIILPLPLEGYFTYGVPDTLISRVTAGVRVSVPLGKSKTYVGIIAEYPVNIPNPSENVTAEGKKIIYKNIIDVLDNTPVLLPQQLKLWHWISDYYMSPIGDVYKAALPSGLKEEYGYRPRTELYIRLADNLRHERTLTLMIDSMKRATKQVEVLMAYLQLAGVDEMVEITSETVLREVTREELMNVTHASVGVIRALQDRKILVTYEKEVGRLNRGNPPHPENIKPLNEAQAEAYNQILLQMMAHRVTLLHGVTSSGKTEIYIHLIQKALNEHKQVLYLLPEIALTVQITERLKAVFGDRLGIYHSKYSDAERVEIWHKQLSDSPYDVILGARSAIFLPFHRLGLVIIDEEHEQSFKQQDPAPRYHARSAAIVLAQMYPDAKTLLGTATPSMESYYNAKQGKYGLVELTRRYKDIQLPEIEIVDIKDLYRRKMMTGAFSPRLLSAVREALGRGEQAILFQNRRGFAPMVECRQCGWVPKCPDCDVSLTHHKNMNYLSCHYCGYTMKVPDVCPCCESEDIRGRGYGTEKVEDEIRYIFPEARIARMDLDTTRTRNAYERLINDFSTGKSNLLIGTQMISKGLDFDKVSVVGILNADSMLNYPDFRAYEQAFMMMSQVSGRAGRKGRQGLVILQTKSPELPVIQQVVRNDYQSFYSDLLIERRDFHYPPFYRLVYVYLKHRDENTVNSAGLELGSRLREIFGERVLGPDKPAVARVKTLSIRKIMLKLENGIDYPRVRQYLRGALDAMLKDKRYGALQVYYDVDPL, from the coding sequence ATGACTTACGCTAATATTATTTTACCCCTTCCTCTTGAAGGCTATTTCACGTATGGTGTGCCCGATACTTTGATATCTCGGGTAACAGCTGGTGTACGTGTGTCTGTCCCTTTGGGAAAGAGTAAGACTTACGTGGGCATTATTGCGGAATATCCTGTAAATATACCGAATCCATCGGAGAATGTTACAGCAGAAGGGAAAAAGATTATCTATAAGAATATCATAGATGTATTGGATAACACTCCTGTACTTCTCCCACAACAACTGAAGCTTTGGCATTGGATATCTGATTACTATATGTCGCCTATTGGTGATGTTTATAAAGCAGCACTACCATCGGGACTGAAAGAGGAGTATGGTTATCGTCCTCGAACAGAACTTTATATCCGATTAGCTGATAACCTACGCCATGAACGTACACTCACACTTATGATAGATTCCATGAAGCGTGCAACGAAACAAGTGGAAGTTCTTATGGCTTATTTACAATTGGCTGGTGTCGATGAAATGGTGGAAATTACATCAGAAACAGTACTGCGAGAGGTGACCAGAGAGGAGTTGATGAACGTTACCCATGCCTCTGTTGGCGTTATTCGTGCTTTACAAGATAGGAAAATCCTTGTTACATACGAGAAGGAAGTCGGTAGGTTGAATCGTGGAAACCCACCACATCCAGAGAATATAAAACCTCTGAACGAGGCACAGGCGGAGGCTTACAATCAGATTCTCTTGCAGATGATGGCGCATAGAGTGACACTACTGCATGGAGTGACCTCTTCTGGAAAGACGGAAATATATATTCATCTTATTCAGAAAGCACTTAATGAACATAAGCAGGTGTTGTATCTGTTACCCGAGATAGCACTAACGGTTCAGATTACAGAACGCTTAAAAGCCGTGTTTGGTGATAGACTCGGAATATATCACAGTAAATACAGTGATGCTGAGCGTGTGGAGATATGGCATAAGCAGTTGTCTGATTCGCCATACGATGTAATTTTAGGTGCAAGAAGTGCTATTTTTCTCCCATTTCATCGATTAGGTCTGGTTATTATAGATGAAGAACATGAGCAGAGTTTTAAGCAGCAAGACCCTGCTCCTCGTTATCATGCTCGCTCAGCTGCGATTGTGTTGGCACAGATGTATCCTGATGCAAAGACACTTTTGGGAACGGCTACGCCTTCAATGGAAAGCTATTACAATGCTAAGCAAGGCAAGTATGGTCTTGTTGAGTTGACACGCCGTTATAAAGATATCCAACTTCCTGAAATAGAAATTGTAGATATCAAGGATCTTTATCGTAGAAAGATGATGACTGGAGCCTTCTCTCCACGTCTTCTCTCTGCTGTTCGTGAGGCATTGGGGCGTGGCGAACAAGCAATATTGTTTCAGAATCGGCGTGGCTTTGCGCCGATGGTGGAGTGTAGACAGTGCGGATGGGTTCCAAAGTGTCCAGACTGTGATGTGTCATTAACGCACCATAAGAATATGAACTACCTTTCTTGCCACTACTGCGGCTATACGATGAAGGTGCCAGATGTATGCCCTTGTTGTGAAAGTGAGGATATCCGTGGGCGAGGGTATGGAACAGAGAAGGTAGAAGATGAAATCCGTTATATATTCCCTGAGGCTCGTATTGCGCGAATGGACCTTGATACAACCCGCACACGTAATGCTTATGAACGTTTGATTAATGACTTTTCTACGGGGAAGAGCAATCTTCTGATAGGTACGCAGATGATTTCAAAGGGGCTCGACTTTGATAAGGTTTCGGTCGTGGGAATCCTCAATGCAGACTCAATGTTGAATTATCCTGACTTCCGTGCATACGAGCAAGCGTTTATGATGATGAGTCAGGTGAGTGGACGAGCAGGAAGAAAAGGAAGGCAGGGGTTGGTAATTCTTCAGACAAAGAGCCCAGAGTTGCCGGTTATTCAGCAGGTAGTGCGAAATGATTATCAGTCGTTTTATTCCGACTTGCTGATAGAGAGACGTGACTTCCATTATCCCCCATTTTATCGACTTGTCTATGTCTATTTGAAACATAGGGATGAGAATACAGTGAACTCAGCAGGTTTAGAGTTGGGTAGTAGACTCCGTGAAATCTTTGGTGAGCGCGTACTCGGTCCAGATAAACCAGCAGTAGCTCGTGTGAAGACGTTAAGTATCAGAAAAATAATGCTTAAGTTGGAGAATGGAATTGACTATCCACGTGTTCGCCAGTATCTTCGTGGAGCCTTAGATGCCATGTTGAAGGATAAGAGATATGGTGCTCTTCAAGTGTATTATGACGTTGATCCGCTATAG